Genomic segment of Candidatus Binatia bacterium:
ACCGGCAGGGAGATCGCATCCGGGCGTTCATTCTCGACGTCGAGATGTCGAGCAAGGGGCCGCAGATCGTTCTGTCTCGAACGCACCCGGGCTTTCTCATGAAGCTGTTCGAGCAGGAAGTGCCGGAGGTGTACGAAGGCATCGTCGAGATCAAAGCGGCGGCGCGCGAGCCGGGTGGCCGTGCCAAGATCGCGGTGGTGTCCAACGATTCAGATGTCGACCCGGTTGGCGCCTGTGTCGGCATGAAGGGTACGAGGGTGCAATCGGTGGTCCAGGAACTGCGCGGCGAGAAGATCGACATCGTGCACTGGACCCCGGACCCGGCGGAGTTTGTCTGCCGGGCGTTGGCGCCTGCGAAAGTGGCGAAGATCATCATGGACGAGGAAGATCGTAGCATGGAGGTGATCGTGCCGGACGATCAGCTCTCGCTGGCGATCGGTCGGAAGGGGCAGAACGTCCGGTTGGCGTCGCGCCTCACCGGCTTCAAGTTGGATGTACGCAGCGAGTCGGAGGCGGAAGACGAGGCACGCACCGCGCGCCTGTCATTGACCAGCGTGCCTGGGATTGGCGATGTTGCCGCCGAGTTGTTGTACCAGAACGGGTTCAAGTCGGCCGAGGAAGTGGCGCAAACCGACGAGCAGACTATAGCGGAGATCGAGGGACTGGGGCCGGACAAGGCCGTGGTGATCCTGGGTGCCGTCCGGGCGCACGTCGAAGAAAAACAGCGGGAAGCCGAAGCTGCTGCGGTGGCTGCTGCTGCTGCTGCTGCTGCTGCTGCTGCGGAGACCGAAGCCGATGCGTCGGCCGAGGGGGAGGAAACGGTGCCGGGGCCGACCACGGAGGAGGCGGAGCCGTCGTGAAGCAGGGAAAGCAAACTCCCGTGCGTACGTGCATGGGGTGCGGCGAACGGGCCCCGCAGCACACATTACTCCGCGTTGCCTTGCGCACTGGCGGGGAGCTGGCGGTTGTGCAGCGTGGGCATTCGCATTCCGGCCGTTCGGGCTACTTGCACGAACGACCTGAATGCTGGCGGAGGTTCACCGCGCGCAAAGGCCGGGTGCGATCGCTGGGCAGCGTCGTCGATCGCGACGTGCGTGTCGCTTGCGTGCGCGAGATCGAAAGCAGTCGCTCGGTGGCGAGCACGAGGTAAGGTCAGGATGTCGCGCAAACGGATTCACGAGCTGGCGAAGGAATGGAACGTCGATGTGAAGGACTTCGTCGCGCGGCTCGATAAGTTGGGCATTCGCAACAAGCGGGCACAGAGCTCTCTCACCGACGAAGAGGTGGAGCGCGCCCGAGCCGAGCTCGCCA
This window contains:
- the nusA gene encoding transcription termination factor NusA codes for the protein MQPELSRVIEQVSKEKGIDRSIVVSAVEAAMLSAARKMVGPTTHIEAKFNPEIGEVELFKILTVVEEVTDPETQILLDHARANLDPDAELGDELLERLDQRYGRIAAQAAKQNLIQRLRDAERDIIYNEFKDRKGELTHSGIVQRFEKKNIIVNLGRTDAILPEKEQIPRERYRQGDRIRAFILDVEMSSKGPQIVLSRTHPGFLMKLFEQEVPEVYEGIVEIKAAAREPGGRAKIAVVSNDSDVDPVGACVGMKGTRVQSVVQELRGEKIDIVHWTPDPAEFVCRALAPAKVAKIIMDEEDRSMEVIVPDDQLSLAIGRKGQNVRLASRLTGFKLDVRSESEAEDEARTARLSLTSVPGIGDVAAELLYQNGFKSAEEVAQTDEQTIAEIEGLGPDKAVVILGAVRAHVEEKQREAEAAAVAAAAAAAAAAAETEADASAEGEETVPGPTTEEAEPS